In Polynucleobacter sp. AP-Ainpum-60-G11, one DNA window encodes the following:
- the lipA gene encoding lipoyl synthase: protein MTTNKPDLDITATSNSRQDLNYDASRKQKSSEKTARIPIKIVPLEQVLKKPDWIRVKAASGNSRFSEIKKILRENELVTVCEEASCPNIGECFGKGTATFMIMGDKCTRRCPFCDVGHGRPDPLDTKEPGNLARTIAALKLNYVVITSVDRDDLRDGGAMHYVDCISQSRDLSPNTRIEVLVPDFRGRLDKALDIFSEHAPQGLPDVMNHNLETVPRLYKEARPGADYAHSLKLLKDFKERFPHIPTKSGLMVGLGETDEEILEVMRDMREHNIDMLTIGQYLAPSGHHLPVRRYVHPDVFKHFEEEAYAMGFSHAAVGAMVRSSYHADQQAHGAGIV from the coding sequence ATGACTACCAATAAGCCGGACCTCGATATCACTGCTACTAGTAATAGTCGCCAGGATCTTAATTACGATGCTTCACGTAAGCAGAAGTCGAGTGAGAAAACTGCACGCATTCCGATCAAGATTGTTCCTTTGGAGCAAGTGCTCAAAAAGCCCGATTGGATTCGAGTAAAAGCTGCTTCCGGAAATTCCCGCTTCTCAGAGATTAAAAAGATTCTGCGTGAGAACGAATTGGTAACCGTTTGTGAGGAAGCTAGCTGCCCCAATATTGGTGAATGTTTTGGTAAGGGCACGGCCACCTTCATGATCATGGGCGATAAATGTACGCGTCGCTGCCCATTTTGCGATGTGGGTCACGGTAGACCTGATCCGCTAGATACGAAAGAGCCCGGTAATTTGGCGCGCACGATCGCTGCACTGAAGCTCAATTATGTGGTGATTACCAGTGTCGATCGTGATGATTTACGAGATGGTGGCGCCATGCATTATGTTGACTGCATTTCTCAATCACGAGATCTCTCCCCAAATACGCGCATTGAAGTTTTGGTTCCGGATTTCCGCGGCCGCTTAGATAAGGCTTTAGATATTTTTTCTGAGCATGCGCCGCAAGGCCTGCCTGATGTCATGAATCACAATTTAGAAACTGTGCCACGCTTATACAAAGAGGCGCGTCCTGGTGCCGACTACGCACATTCTTTAAAGTTACTGAAGGATTTCAAAGAGCGCTTCCCGCATATTCCAACCAAGAGCGGTTTAATGGTTGGCTTGGGAGAAACCGATGAAGAAATTTTAGAAGTTATGCGGGATATGCGTGAACACAATATTGATATGCTAACTATTGGCCAGTATCTAGCTCCTTCAGGACATCACCTGCCAGTTCGTCGCTATGTGCATCCTGACGTCTTTAAGCATTTTGAAGAAGAAGCTTATGCCATGGGCTTCTCACATGCTGCCGTGGGCGCGATGGTGCGCTCTAGCTACCATGCTGACCAACAAGCGCATGGGGCTGGCATTGTCTAA
- the lipB gene encoding lipoyl(octanoyl) transferase LipB: MSFLVKHLGIADYESSYQAMRDFTQQRDGDTPDEIWVLEHPPVFTLGLAGDVSNLHSPSNQIPLVQVDRGGEITYHGPGQIVVYLLLDLRRLGIFVKELVSRIEQALIDTLADFGVQAERHAGAPGIYIAQESAMPLEHQGAKIAALGLKVSKGCSYHGLALNVSTDLTAFARIHPCGYEGLRTVDMQTLGIKDNIDIISQTLLGHLQKQLIPS, encoded by the coding sequence ATGAGTTTTTTAGTAAAACATTTGGGGATAGCTGACTACGAGTCAAGCTACCAAGCGATGCGGGATTTCACGCAGCAGCGAGATGGCGACACTCCAGATGAAATTTGGGTTCTGGAGCATCCCCCAGTATTCACCTTAGGTTTGGCAGGAGATGTCAGTAACCTACATTCTCCAAGCAATCAAATTCCCTTAGTGCAGGTTGATCGTGGCGGTGAGATCACTTATCACGGGCCAGGGCAAATCGTGGTGTATCTGCTGCTTGATCTGAGGCGTTTGGGGATTTTTGTAAAAGAGCTCGTCTCCCGAATCGAGCAGGCTTTGATTGATACCCTCGCGGATTTTGGCGTTCAGGCAGAAAGACATGCTGGTGCGCCTGGAATCTATATTGCCCAAGAGAGTGCAATGCCATTGGAGCATCAGGGGGCGAAGATCGCTGCTTTGGGCCTCAAAGTCTCCAAGGGGTGTTCCTATCATGGGCTTGCCTTGAATGTATCGACCGATTTGACCGCTTTTGCCCGCATTCATCCATGTGGGTACGAGGGCTTAAGGACGGTGGATATGCAAACCCTTGGGATCAAGGACAATATAGACATTATTAGCCAAACCCTTTTAGGGCATTTGCAAAAGCAATTGATTCCATCATGA
- a CDS encoding YbeD family protein: MTEDRKSLIEYPSEFPIKVMGKTNPEYLPAILHIARQFDPTLDESKVEQRPSKDGNYLGITLPITATSREQLDELYRTLSTHPLVSVVL; this comes from the coding sequence ATGACTGAAGATAGAAAATCTCTTATTGAATATCCATCTGAGTTTCCAATTAAGGTGATGGGAAAAACAAATCCAGAGTACCTGCCTGCAATCTTGCACATTGCCCGTCAATTTGACCCTACGCTAGATGAGAGCAAGGTTGAGCAACGACCTTCTAAAGATGGTAATTATCTCGGCATCACTTTACCAATTACGGCGACCAGCCGTGAGCAGTTAGACGAGTTGTATCGCACCTTATCGACACATCCCTTGGTGAGCGTTGTTCTCTAA
- a CDS encoding alpha/beta hydrolase, whose protein sequence is MNSRTKIIHIDGVVGQIEMSIDLPDELKNNPDFIVRGLALVAHPHPLMGGTMDNKVAQTMARAFNQLGYVSVRPNFRGVGATAGVHDDGIGEMEDLLHVTDWMRTPSSWNQFEATSQQAWVQAANTLPLVVSGFSFGSFVGTHLVQRLAELGRPAERLVMVGSAAGKWVLAPVPTDTILIHGEVDETIPLVDVLDWARPQELTVQVVPGADHFFHRRLHCIRNIITGAWLGMPDHRNQ, encoded by the coding sequence ATGAATAGCCGTACAAAAATAATTCATATTGATGGTGTTGTGGGTCAAATTGAAATGTCGATTGATCTTCCTGATGAATTAAAAAATAACCCTGATTTCATAGTGAGGGGTTTGGCCTTGGTTGCACATCCACATCCGCTCATGGGTGGAACAATGGATAACAAGGTTGCACAAACTATGGCGCGTGCTTTCAATCAATTGGGCTACGTCAGTGTGCGCCCCAATTTTCGCGGAGTTGGAGCCACTGCTGGTGTCCATGATGACGGCATTGGCGAGATGGAAGACCTGCTGCATGTGACTGATTGGATGCGCACTCCTTCAAGCTGGAATCAATTCGAGGCGACTTCACAACAAGCGTGGGTGCAAGCTGCAAATACCTTGCCCTTAGTAGTTTCTGGATTTTCATTTGGAAGTTTTGTTGGCACTCATTTAGTTCAGCGCTTAGCAGAGCTGGGTCGCCCAGCTGAACGACTCGTGATGGTGGGTAGCGCAGCGGGTAAGTGGGTCTTAGCACCCGTCCCTACTGACACAATTTTGATTCATGGTGAAGTGGATGAAACTATTCCACTGGTTGATGTTTTGGATTGGGCGCGCCCTCAAGAATTAACGGTTCAAGTGGTCCCAGGGGCAGATCACTTTTTCCATCGACGTTTGCATTGCATTCGTAACATCATCACAGGCGCTTGGTTGGGTATGCCCGATCACCGCAATCAATAA
- a CDS encoding ferredoxin — protein sequence MSFKHHVFFCLNQRSNGEDCCDRHNAFALFEYAKNRVKELGLSGPGKIRINKAGCLDRCADGPVAVIYPEGIWYTFVDTEDIEEIIQSHLVQGRPVGRLQLA from the coding sequence ATGAGCTTTAAACACCATGTTTTTTTCTGTCTAAATCAACGCAGCAATGGCGAAGATTGTTGCGATCGCCACAATGCATTTGCATTGTTTGAATATGCAAAAAATCGTGTGAAAGAGTTGGGTCTATCTGGCCCAGGAAAAATTCGTATCAATAAAGCAGGATGTTTGGATCGTTGTGCTGATGGTCCGGTAGCAGTGATTTATCCAGAAGGCATTTGGTACACCTTTGTAGATACTGAAGATATCGAAGAAATTATTCAGTCTCACCTAGTTCAAGGGCGCCCGGTAGGGCGCCTGCAGTTAGCTTAA
- a CDS encoding VanZ family protein, producing MHPEDQRPRKFVWPLQAMPLARAISLSYALLIVYVSLNPFDFNFDNGIAAWAWLDAPLPRFITLFDVSVNILAYIPLGFLLVFACYPRWRNFVALGIALSFSAVLAFSVESLQTWLPTRIPSQMDWWANVLGGLMGGLLAIPLGPQWLSGSAMRRRFDQWFGLNWAACALFLLFPWAQIYPQSSWLGTGVWGHTIFASVDWGTMVVNHLIQESIITAVCWLGTGLLLSLGMRAKAPQWKILNSLLCFTVLVKIAFTALQFGAEFSLLWLTAGAIWGMVLGSLLLRWTLQFSAASKAWLAIACLVSATLAINLLPDNPYFILTLRHWYQGRLLHFNELMQWVSVVWLPLALFWIVRNRATFNSNT from the coding sequence ATGCACCCCGAAGATCAACGTCCTCGCAAGTTTGTATGGCCTCTGCAGGCAATGCCTTTGGCCAGGGCTATTAGCTTGAGCTATGCCCTATTGATCGTTTATGTCAGCCTCAACCCCTTTGACTTCAATTTTGATAACGGGATTGCAGCATGGGCGTGGTTAGATGCGCCTTTACCCCGCTTTATTACGCTCTTTGACGTCTCAGTGAATATCTTGGCCTATATCCCCTTAGGGTTTTTGTTGGTTTTTGCTTGTTACCCGCGCTGGCGTAATTTCGTTGCGCTAGGTATTGCCTTAAGTTTTAGTGCGGTATTGGCTTTTAGTGTCGAGTCACTGCAAACCTGGTTACCCACTCGGATACCGAGTCAAATGGATTGGTGGGCAAATGTCTTGGGTGGGCTGATGGGCGGCTTATTGGCGATCCCCTTGGGTCCCCAGTGGCTCTCTGGTAGTGCAATGCGCCGTCGTTTTGACCAGTGGTTTGGTTTGAACTGGGCTGCTTGCGCCTTATTTCTGCTCTTTCCTTGGGCTCAGATCTATCCCCAAAGCTCTTGGTTGGGAACGGGGGTATGGGGGCATACGATTTTTGCCTCGGTTGATTGGGGCACCATGGTGGTAAATCATCTTATCCAAGAATCCATCATTACTGCGGTCTGCTGGCTAGGCACTGGGCTCTTGCTATCCCTGGGGATGCGTGCAAAAGCGCCCCAGTGGAAGATTTTAAATAGCCTGCTTTGCTTCACTGTTTTGGTCAAGATTGCCTTTACGGCATTGCAATTCGGGGCAGAATTTAGTTTGCTGTGGCTTACCGCAGGGGCTATTTGGGGGATGGTGCTGGGAAGTCTTTTATTGAGATGGACCCTCCAATTTTCTGCAGCCAGCAAAGCTTGGTTGGCAATCGCATGCTTGGTTAGCGCCACACTGGCAATTAATCTCTTGCCGGACAATCCGTATTTCATACTGACATTGCGACACTGGTACCAAGGTCGGCTATTACACTTTAATGAATTGATGCAATGGGTTTCCGTAGTATGGTTGCCATTAGCTTTATTTTGGATAGTCCGAAATAGAGCCACCTTTAATTCAAATACTTGA
- a CDS encoding biotin--[acetyl-CoA-carboxylase] ligase: MSSNCILERVATTKSTNDDLLARWRAGELIDPVARIAQEQTNGKGRAGRVWLSKPEDTLCFSLAYPFRKRPNELSGLSLVIGLAVIAGIAAALGTSEAALHQQGLRLKWPNDLLLNNAKLGGILIEGGQSNPNSPTWMVIGLGLNLRNAALMEKSLDSKSSFGVVSLDQLMTLQKSIPDTEFIWLKLIESFEKHLTQFEQHGFGYFQSSWEHWDAFNDQLVCISGTGKDPIIGISAGVDDTGALLLKQHDKLIAIHAGDVSLRVQS, encoded by the coding sequence ATGAGTTCGAATTGCATTCTGGAGCGCGTTGCCACCACCAAATCAACTAATGATGATTTATTGGCCCGTTGGCGCGCCGGGGAATTAATTGATCCTGTAGCGCGCATTGCCCAAGAGCAGACTAACGGCAAGGGTCGGGCAGGAAGAGTTTGGCTCTCTAAGCCCGAAGACACTCTGTGCTTTTCCTTAGCCTACCCATTCCGAAAGCGGCCCAACGAACTAAGCGGCCTGAGTCTAGTCATTGGATTAGCAGTCATTGCTGGTATTGCCGCAGCCCTCGGAACCAGTGAAGCTGCCCTCCATCAACAAGGCCTACGACTGAAGTGGCCTAACGATTTACTCCTGAACAATGCCAAACTTGGCGGCATCTTGATTGAAGGCGGACAAAGCAACCCAAACTCACCCACTTGGATGGTGATTGGATTAGGTCTGAACTTACGCAATGCAGCATTAATGGAAAAGAGTTTGGACAGCAAATCCTCATTCGGAGTTGTCTCATTGGATCAGCTGATGACCCTCCAAAAATCCATTCCTGATACTGAGTTTATTTGGCTAAAACTGATCGAGTCGTTTGAAAAGCATTTAACTCAATTTGAACAACATGGGTTTGGCTACTTTCAAAGTTCTTGGGAGCATTGGGATGCCTTTAATGATCAGTTAGTTTGTATATCAGGTACAGGTAAAGACCCCATCATTGGAATTTCTGCCGGAGTTGATGACACTGGTGCGCTTCTCCTAAAACAGCATGACAAATTGATTGCCATTCATGCAGGCGATGTCTCTTTGCGAGTGCAATCATGA
- a CDS encoding type III pantothenate kinase — MSLYLVFDLGNTRLKWAAVESTQNISDRNKKLWAYSGSISTKSFQSPELRAELSDYISKTLPKPDAIAFCCVAGDAAIGNLRSLFPQWQDLEWKQFTGSSTYEGVRTLYQDPSKLGADRWAALIGARALSNTNTLVMNAGTATTIDLLGSNGVHYGGWIMPGLGLMQESLQQNTAQLPLAVRVSKPVAEAGFGTTTDEAITGGCDAAQIGAILRAALLAKAMNHPVERIWLDGGNAKILANEIKQFPELAVLPIEPIEGLVLRGLWAWLLQNL; from the coding sequence ATGAGTCTGTATTTAGTATTTGATCTTGGTAATACTCGGCTGAAATGGGCGGCTGTTGAGTCCACGCAAAATATTTCAGACCGTAATAAAAAACTGTGGGCATATTCTGGATCAATCAGTACTAAATCTTTCCAGTCACCTGAGCTACGCGCCGAGTTATCTGACTATATTTCTAAAACATTGCCCAAGCCAGATGCAATTGCATTTTGCTGTGTAGCAGGTGATGCTGCCATTGGAAATCTACGCAGTCTCTTTCCGCAATGGCAAGATCTTGAATGGAAGCAATTCACTGGTAGCAGTACTTATGAAGGTGTTAGGACGCTCTATCAAGACCCAAGTAAGCTGGGGGCTGATCGATGGGCTGCGCTGATTGGTGCAAGAGCGCTCTCAAATACCAACACGTTGGTAATGAATGCTGGGACAGCCACAACCATTGACTTGCTGGGCAGCAACGGCGTTCATTATGGCGGCTGGATCATGCCTGGCCTGGGTCTCATGCAAGAAAGTCTGCAACAAAATACAGCTCAGCTGCCATTAGCAGTGCGCGTCAGCAAGCCTGTAGCTGAAGCGGGCTTTGGCACAACAACGGATGAAGCAATTACTGGTGGTTGTGATGCAGCCCAAATAGGCGCAATACTGCGTGCCGCTCTTCTAGCCAAAGCAATGAATCATCCTGTCGAGCGAATTTGGCTTGATGGTGGTAATGCAAAAATTTTGGCAAATGAAATCAAGCAATTTCCAGAGCTGGCCGTACTACCTATTGAACCTATTGAAGGTTTGGTGCTGCGTGGACTTTGGGCTTGGCTCTTACAAAATCTTTAA
- the rfaE2 gene encoding D-glycero-beta-D-manno-heptose 1-phosphate adenylyltransferase yields MSSLPLPSFESKVCAPAELEARIAALPRPLVFTNGVFDILHRGHASYLAQARALGASLVVGVNSDSSVKMLGKGDDRPINTEADRLALLAALESVDLAVIFTEQTPVNLIAKVHPDIYVKGGDYEIDTLEETRLVKTWGGKAVAIPFLYERSTTTLLGRIRTS; encoded by the coding sequence ATGAGCTCTCTACCTTTACCTTCATTTGAGTCTAAAGTCTGTGCCCCGGCAGAGCTGGAAGCTCGTATTGCTGCACTTCCAAGACCTCTGGTGTTTACGAATGGCGTCTTCGATATTTTGCATCGTGGACATGCTAGTTATTTAGCGCAAGCGCGAGCATTGGGCGCTAGTTTAGTGGTTGGCGTGAACTCAGATTCTTCGGTCAAGATGTTGGGCAAGGGGGATGATAGGCCCATCAATACCGAGGCTGATCGCTTAGCCCTATTGGCAGCACTAGAGAGTGTAGATTTGGCGGTCATATTTACTGAGCAGACTCCAGTGAATCTGATTGCCAAAGTTCATCCAGACATCTACGTTAAGGGTGGAGATTATGAAATCGATACCCTTGAGGAAACACGCTTGGTGAAAACTTGGGGTGGTAAAGCGGTTGCCATTCCTTTTTTATATGAGCGCTCTACAACAACCCTATTGGGTAGGATTCGCACTAGCTAA
- a CDS encoding glutathione peroxidase, producing the protein MPFANAAPPAAAGCSPLLSHTFPRLQDEAPQNLCQYQGKVILVVNTASFCGFTSQYEGLEKLYAKYKDRGLVVLGFPSNDFGQQEPGSNKDIADFCKNTYDVKFPMFAKSSVSGSNPNPLFKMLIAKTGTTPKWNFYKYLIDRNGNVVDAFGSMTKPTSSSITGDIEKLLGEKI; encoded by the coding sequence ATGCCATTCGCCAATGCAGCTCCTCCAGCTGCAGCCGGCTGCAGCCCCCTCCTATCCCACACCTTCCCTAGATTGCAGGATGAGGCGCCTCAAAACCTCTGTCAATACCAAGGCAAGGTCATTCTGGTCGTTAATACAGCCAGTTTTTGTGGTTTCACTAGCCAATACGAAGGCCTGGAAAAGTTATATGCCAAGTACAAGGATCGTGGTTTAGTTGTATTAGGGTTTCCATCTAATGACTTTGGACAGCAAGAACCCGGCAGCAACAAAGATATTGCCGACTTCTGTAAAAATACCTATGACGTAAAGTTCCCGATGTTTGCCAAGAGCTCAGTTAGCGGCAGCAATCCCAATCCTTTATTTAAAATGTTAATTGCCAAAACCGGGACAACTCCCAAATGGAACTTTTACAAATACCTTATTGATCGCAACGGCAATGTAGTAGATGCATTTGGCAGCATGACTAAACCAACGAGTAGCAGTATTACTGGCGATATAGAGAAACTTCTTGGAGAGAAAATTTAG
- a CDS encoding NAD(P)/FAD-dependent oxidoreductase, with protein MGKKKVAIIGAGISGLGCAYALRQHPDLEITIFEGGNHIGGHSNTVDLTLETTDGKVTHGVDTGFLVFNRKTYPRLVRLFEEIQVPIAPSEMSFSVSIDAGEKTGSSKKIEWAGNDLNSFFGQRSNIFSPSFWRMAYDILRFNRLATRLAEEQITSKLEYSEPDERIKDFLDRNRFSSSFRENYFLPMIGAIWSCSVEQMLEFPIQTMVRFCHNHGLLQIQNRPQWLTVKGGSREYVRLLVANLEKHQVQFVREPVSRVNASKAEKSPVEVITASGSHQFDEVVMACHSDQTLDLVHGIGQDARNILASVPYQKNRAILHTDVNFLPTTERCWAAWNYTAKSGATPTAQQHVSVNYLINRLQPLPEAFKNTQIIVSLNPLTDPSPDLIHEEIHYSHPVFDMRAVQAQKELPLIQGNSSIWYCGAWTGFGFHEDGLRSGELVALDLMESIFHRAKSSSIKDVQ; from the coding sequence GTGGGTAAGAAAAAAGTTGCCATTATTGGAGCCGGTATATCCGGCTTAGGTTGTGCCTATGCATTAAGACAGCACCCAGATTTAGAAATTACTATATTCGAAGGCGGGAACCATATTGGAGGTCACAGCAATACAGTTGATCTCACCCTAGAAACTACCGATGGAAAAGTGACTCATGGAGTCGATACTGGATTTTTAGTATTTAACCGTAAAACCTACCCTCGCCTAGTCCGTCTTTTTGAAGAAATTCAAGTTCCAATTGCACCCTCAGAAATGTCTTTTTCTGTATCGATCGATGCAGGTGAAAAAACAGGTTCCAGCAAAAAGATTGAGTGGGCCGGCAATGATCTCAATTCTTTCTTCGGCCAGAGATCTAATATATTCTCGCCATCATTTTGGAGAATGGCTTATGACATCTTGCGCTTCAATCGTCTCGCCACTCGACTGGCAGAGGAGCAAATTACTTCAAAGCTTGAATATTCAGAGCCCGATGAGAGAATCAAAGACTTTTTAGATCGCAATCGTTTCAGCTCTAGCTTTAGAGAAAATTATTTTCTACCAATGATCGGTGCCATTTGGTCATGCTCCGTTGAGCAAATGCTAGAGTTCCCAATTCAGACTATGGTTCGCTTTTGTCACAACCACGGCCTTTTACAAATTCAAAATCGACCACAGTGGCTTACAGTTAAGGGCGGCTCACGAGAATACGTAAGGCTGCTAGTGGCCAACTTGGAGAAGCATCAAGTCCAATTTGTGCGTGAACCGGTTTCTCGTGTGAATGCGAGTAAAGCCGAAAAATCTCCGGTTGAAGTAATTACCGCCTCAGGATCCCACCAGTTTGATGAAGTGGTAATGGCATGTCATAGTGATCAAACCCTAGATTTAGTTCATGGTATTGGCCAAGATGCCCGTAATATTTTGGCCTCAGTTCCATATCAAAAAAATCGTGCAATTTTGCATACTGATGTGAATTTTTTACCAACCACTGAACGCTGTTGGGCGGCCTGGAACTACACGGCAAAATCTGGCGCAACGCCGACCGCGCAACAACATGTTAGCGTCAATTATTTAATCAATCGCTTACAGCCTCTGCCTGAAGCATTCAAAAACACCCAGATTATTGTGAGCTTAAATCCACTGACTGATCCTAGTCCAGACTTGATACATGAAGAAATTCATTACTCACATCCAGTCTTTGATATGCGCGCAGTGCAGGCACAGAAAGAACTGCCTTTAATTCAGGGTAATTCTTCAATTTGGTATTGCGGTGCATGGACTGGCTTTGGTTTTCATGAAGATGGGCTGCGTTCGGGTGAATTGGTGGCGCTGGATCTTATGGAAAGCATCTTTCATCGCGCAAAATCAAGCTCCATTAAAGATGTTCAGTAA
- a CDS encoding DUF1365 domain-containing protein has protein sequence MNLPTINFGAVKHRRFRPAKNAFGYGVFTLSIPMRARKGNPNLLSKHSLRDNQFGMFSFFDQDHGLGTQDSLSWIEKILAENYIQNVDGEIWLQTFPRVLGYVFNPVSFWICTQANGQVQAVLAEVNNTFGERHCYLLHHDSGKALRSGETLVSKKVFHVSPFCDVRGEYHFRFLFPQDSLSKRNLVCRIELHEDGAPLINTSISGLSQPLSKSALYLAFLRYPLMSLGVIGRIHWQALKLWLKGVPFHSKPKPPELEITR, from the coding sequence ATGAATTTACCAACGATTAATTTCGGAGCGGTGAAGCATCGGCGTTTTCGTCCCGCTAAGAATGCGTTTGGCTATGGCGTTTTTACTTTATCCATCCCAATGCGTGCGCGCAAGGGTAATCCAAACTTACTGAGCAAGCATAGCCTCAGAGATAACCAGTTTGGAATGTTTTCATTCTTCGATCAAGATCATGGATTAGGAACTCAAGATAGCCTCTCCTGGATCGAGAAGATTCTTGCTGAAAATTATATTCAAAATGTTGATGGTGAAATTTGGCTACAGACATTCCCGCGAGTACTCGGCTACGTTTTTAATCCTGTCAGTTTTTGGATTTGTACCCAAGCCAATGGTCAAGTTCAAGCTGTATTAGCCGAAGTGAATAATACCTTTGGCGAACGTCATTGCTACTTACTCCATCATGACTCTGGTAAAGCCTTGCGGTCTGGAGAGACTCTGGTGAGCAAGAAGGTATTTCATGTTTCACCTTTCTGTGATGTACGCGGGGAGTACCATTTCCGTTTTTTATTCCCACAAGATAGTCTTTCAAAACGCAATCTTGTTTGTCGGATTGAGCTCCACGAAGATGGCGCCCCATTGATAAACACCAGCATTAGTGGCTTGTCTCAACCACTGAGTAAAAGTGCCCTGTACCTCGCTTTTCTGCGCTACCCCCTTATGAGTCTAGGAGTAATTGGTCGGATTCACTGGCAAGCATTGAAATTATGGTTAAAAGGTGTACCCTTTCATTCAAAGCCTAAACCTCCAGAACTAGAAATTACTCGATGA
- a CDS encoding cyclopropane-fatty-acyl-phospholipid synthase family protein: MNRPGQSLLSRLTFSRPEKRESKQQQYRASTQTLLGLLAKLRGGHLVLTLPNNEVREFGNRVDQLHAEIQVLDWSVFKQVLSHGDIGFAESYIRGEWNTPDLKAVLELAIRNRTLLEKAIYGSWLGSLAYRLRHWFRDNSKSGSRKNIHAHYDLGNAFYALWLDPTMSYSSAWFSEGDKQSLMDAQRAKIQRILNSIHAKSGDQLLEIGCGWGGFMEEALRNGNQVTGLTLSTEQKTFADSRLQKVAAEAKNEQKFEVRLQDYRDCAKQFDGIASIEMFEAVGENHWGEYFQTVAKRLKAGGRACIQTIVIAEDLFERYRHSTDFIQQYVFPGGMLPSPSKFKAAAANAGLEIEAEFAFGDDYAKTLCLWRDSFNQKIEEIYRLGFDEAFIRLWNFYLMYCAAGFSEKNIDVVQYTLKHSNVIHSNDALRP, translated from the coding sequence ATGAATCGCCCCGGTCAATCCTTGCTGTCTCGACTTACATTCTCCCGACCGGAGAAGCGAGAATCTAAACAGCAACAATATCGTGCAAGCACGCAAACCTTATTAGGGCTTTTGGCGAAATTGCGCGGCGGTCATTTAGTGCTCACACTCCCAAATAATGAAGTCAGAGAGTTTGGTAACCGTGTCGACCAACTGCATGCCGAAATTCAAGTGCTAGATTGGTCCGTATTTAAACAAGTGTTATCTCACGGTGATATTGGCTTTGCTGAAAGTTACATAAGAGGTGAATGGAATACGCCGGACCTCAAGGCAGTTCTGGAGCTGGCCATTCGGAATCGCACACTCCTCGAAAAAGCGATCTATGGGAGCTGGTTGGGCTCGCTGGCGTATCGCTTAAGACATTGGTTTAGAGATAACTCCAAATCCGGAAGTCGTAAAAATATTCACGCGCACTATGACCTAGGAAACGCCTTCTATGCCCTGTGGTTAGATCCCACCATGAGCTATTCAAGCGCCTGGTTCTCTGAGGGTGACAAGCAATCACTAATGGATGCGCAACGCGCCAAGATCCAACGTATTCTGAACTCAATCCATGCCAAATCAGGCGACCAACTCCTCGAGATTGGTTGTGGTTGGGGTGGCTTTATGGAGGAGGCTCTACGAAACGGCAATCAGGTTACTGGCCTGACTTTATCGACTGAGCAAAAAACCTTTGCGGACAGTAGACTTCAAAAGGTCGCAGCAGAGGCAAAAAATGAGCAGAAATTTGAGGTGCGTCTGCAAGACTATCGCGACTGCGCAAAACAATTTGATGGCATTGCCTCCATTGAAATGTTTGAAGCGGTTGGCGAGAACCATTGGGGTGAATACTTCCAAACAGTTGCGAAGCGACTCAAAGCGGGTGGCCGAGCCTGCATCCAAACTATTGTCATTGCAGAAGATCTGTTTGAGCGCTATCGTCACAGCACCGACTTTATTCAACAATACGTTTTCCCCGGAGGTATGCTGCCATCACCAAGTAAATTCAAGGCTGCTGCAGCTAATGCTGGTTTAGAGATTGAGGCAGAGTTTGCCTTTGGTGATGACTATGCCAAAACCTTATGCCTATGGCGCGATAGCTTTAATCAGAAGATTGAAGAGATTTATCGTCTTGGTTTTGATGAGGCCTTCATTCGGCTCTGGAATTTCTATCTCATGTATTGCGCTGCTGGATTTTCAGAAAAGAATATTGATGTCGTGCAATACACCCTTAAGCACTCAAATGTCATTCACTCAAACGACGCCTTACGCCCATGA